The window ATCGCTTGCACTAAACTCTCTCCATAAACTGGCTCTTGGGTTAAGACGTACATTGCCCTTGCTGCACCAGATTTAATTCGTGGCACTGGATGTTCCAAAAATGGCTTTATTAGTGGAATTGCTTGAACCGCTTTGAGTGCTTGTAAAGCTTCCATTGCAGCTTCCACTGGTTGAGCCAAGTGAGGTCTGCCTGCTACAAAACTAGCTGCTGCTACACCTCCTTCCAAAAGCTTCAGCAATTGAGGGATACAACTAGCATCACCTAGCATTCCTAGTGATTGAGCGGCTGCTTCCCTGACGTAATAATCATCACACTCCAGGCAGGTAATCAATGGCTGTACTGCACGCCGATCTCCTAACTTGCCTAGCGATCGTGCTGCATTGCGACGTAGGGGATATCCTCCCAATTCAGTGCGGTCTGCTTCATCCTCAAGCGCAACCAGTAAGGCATCGACGGCTGATGTCCCTGTAGCAAATTTGCCTAGCCACCAAGCCGCGTAGTAGCGCAAGCTTAAATCTGGGTGTTTCAGATTAGCGATCGCCGTCTCTAATGTCAAAAACTCGCCGCCGGACGGCTCGTCTGGCAGTGATACGTATTCAGAATCCTGCTTAATACTAGGCTCCAGCATGGCGAGGCTTGCAATGTTTAACTTTCTAATTACGCGCTAGCGGTTGTTGCTTCGCTTTTAGCTTCGCTATTACCTTCTAATGTCAAAGGTTGAAT of the Oculatellaceae cyanobacterium genome contains:
- a CDS encoding HEAT repeat domain-containing protein, translating into MLEPSIKQDSEYVSLPDEPSGGEFLTLETAIANLKHPDLSLRYYAAWWLGKFATGTSAVDALLVALEDEADRTELGGYPLRRNAARSLGKLGDRRAVQPLITCLECDDYYVREAAAQSLGMLGDASCIPQLLKLLEGGVAAASFVAGRPHLAQPVEAAMEALQALKAVQAIPLIKPFLEHPVPRIKSGAARAMYVLTQEPVYGESLVQAIATSDLKLRRTILMDLGASGYIGGASAIANAAVENSFKLIALKSLLENHFKQLEAVSISPQAQQVMSLMDSLL